Sequence from the Herbaspirillum sp. meg3 genome:
CCCAAGGCGGTGTCTCGACTGGCAACAAACGCGATGAAATCTCTACCCACGACTCCGCATAGACGTCTAGGCTGGCGTGATCCTGATCCAGTGAGAATGACTGCAGCGCGTTGCCGAAGCTGTCGGTGTACAGGTTGATCAGATTGGTTGGTCCCGGCAGGATATTGATGAAATGCGAAGTGCAGGTCTGCCACGGCAGCGAGCGCGGCGTCAGGCGCAACACCTGATGCGACAGCCGCACCGATGCCGCATATTGATAATTGGTCTCGTGAATGATGTGGTATGTGGCGTCGCTCATTGTCATACTCCCTGGCTGACCGGCGCACTGAGCGGCGTGAAAAAATGCCGAGACAGATCATCGGTCAATGAGAAGCCGGCGCCGCGCGCCTCGCGCATGAGCTGGATGAGTCGCTCGCCGGCGGCTTCCGATGTCGCCGCGTCGCGCGCAAAATCAGGCAACGCGAAGCTGTTGAGCTGTTCGCTCAGGTGGGCCGGGATGTTCATGCTGAGGATGCCGAGTTGCTGCGCGATATCGGTCAGGTAGTGCTGCAGCATGCGGAACTGGTAGGCAATGCTGTGCGGATTGCTGACATCGAACACCAGCAGGTGCAGCACCTGCAGCCACTCCGGCGTGCGGCGATAACGCACGCGATAAGTGACGATGCTGCTCGACGATTCCAGCAACCAGGTCAACGCTGCATTCTGGCGTGCCGGTTCGAGTTGCATGAACTGGTCGAACAGGGCCGCCAGGTGCACCATGCGTTCGATGTGCCGGCCAATCATCAGGAACTGCCAGCCTTCATCGCGCGTCATGTCATCCAATGCATGGCCGGCCAGACCCGAGCAACCCTGGATAACATTGTTGAGGACGTGCAGCATGGCCGTAGGCGAGTTGATTTTTTCCTGCACCAGCGGCGGCATGCGATTGAGTGCATGCCAGTTGTCCAGCGACAGATGCTCGCGCACCTGGTAACCCGAATGATGCAGGTGGCGTAAATGCGTGGCGACGCTGACGCTGGCGCTGGGATCCGCAATCGCCGCCTGCAGACTCTGCTGCAGGGCGGTGATGGTGGGATGCGCCTGCTCCGATTTCGGCATCAGGATGCCGAGGCGGATACAAATCTCGCTGACGCTGCGCAGAATCACGCGATTGTCGGCCTGCGGTTCGACCGTGCATTGCAAGGTGGTGCGCAATAGTCGCGCCAGATTGTCGGTGCGCTCGGCGTAGCGGCCCATCCAGAACAGATTTTCGCCGGCATGCGACGAGACGTCGACGGTGGTGCGGATCAGCTCGGAAGTACGCGACACCGGATCAGTCATCGCACCAGGGCCGACGGCCACGCCGGTCTCGGCGGCAGCGTCATCCGTATCTGCCTTTTCGCTCAGCACCCAGACATCCTTGCTGGTGCCGCCCTGCTGCATCGAAACGACATCGCGACGCTGGCGTGGAGCCACGCGCGTCAGGCCGCCCGGCATCACGTGATAGCTACCCTCGCCGTCGGCGACGGCGAACACGCGCAGGCTGACGGTGCGGTTGGTCAGGTGATAGTCCCCGCTGCGCGACAGCACCGGCGCCTGCGACAGGCGCACCCATTCTTGCGCGACGTAAGCATGCGGCTGCAGTTGCAGGCTTTCAACCAAGCGACGGCGCGTCGCGGCATTGAGCGTATGGCCGAATACCGGCTGCATACGCATTGACGGGAAAGCCGGCATGA
This genomic interval carries:
- a CDS encoding circularly permuted type 2 ATP-grasp protein gives rise to the protein MYQRLLQSYTADADRYDEMLAADGRLRPHWRTLIDQLENLSPEMMRRRAEEVRDAIASDGMTYNVYADPQGVNRPWELDLLPQIVAADEWQKLSSAVTQRARLLNGVLVDLYGEQQLLADGLLPPALVFGQHGYLWPCRDVRPPGGVHLHLYAIDLARSADGTWWVIADRTQGPSGSGYALQNRQIMTRALPEAMRDMHVQPLLNYFHALHQSLTRLAPTSGEPPLVVLLTPGPYNETYSEHAFLAHTLGFPLVEGVDLTVRGDMVFLKTLTGLRRVHAIMRRLDDDYCDPLELRSDSALGIPGLTQAARSGNVLIANALGSGVLESTALHGFLPAICQRLLGEELALPAVASWWCGEKPALDYTLAHLEELVIMPAFPSMRMQPVFGHTLNAATRRRLVESLQLQPHAYVAQEWVRLSQAPVLSRSGDYHLTNRTVSLRVFAVADGEGSYHVMPGGLTRVAPRQRRDVVSMQQGGTSKDVWVLSEKADTDDAAAETGVAVGPGAMTDPVSRTSELIRTTVDVSSHAGENLFWMGRYAERTDNLARLLRTTLQCTVEPQADNRVILRSVSEICIRLGILMPKSEQAHPTITALQQSLQAAIADPSASVSVATHLRHLHHSGYQVREHLSLDNWHALNRMPPLVQEKINSPTAMLHVLNNVIQGCSGLAGHALDDMTRDEGWQFLMIGRHIERMVHLAALFDQFMQLEPARQNAALTWLLESSSSIVTYRVRYRRTPEWLQVLHLLVFDVSNPHSIAYQFRMLQHYLTDIAQQLGILSMNIPAHLSEQLNSFALPDFARDAATSEAAGERLIQLMREARGAGFSLTDDLSRHFFTPLSAPVSQGV